A portion of the Adhaeribacter radiodurans genome contains these proteins:
- the murG gene encoding undecaprenyldiphospho-muramoylpentapeptide beta-N-acetylglucosaminyltransferase, with protein sequence MQNKQPYRIIISGGGTGGHIYPAVAIANQLKVRQPEAEILFVGAKGRMEMTRVPEAGYKIIGLTIAGLQRRLTLKNLTFPFKVISSVRTARKIVKDFKPDAVVGVGGYASAPVLFAATSLGVPSLIQEQNSYAGITNKLLGKRVDKICVAYEGMSAFFPAEKLVLTGNPVRQDIVGSQNKREEALTFFNLKPGKPTILVIGGSLGARTINESTAAHLAQIKEKGYQLLWQTGKPYYPTASEQTALLIDTGIKSFDFIQRMDLAYAAADIVISRAGALSISELCLVSKPAILVPSPNVAEDHQTQNALSLVNRQAALLVKDVDAATNLYPAAFSLLADKAKQAQLSANIQKLGKPDAAENIVDQLISLLK encoded by the coding sequence ATGCAGAATAAACAACCTTACCGGATAATTATTAGCGGCGGTGGCACGGGCGGACATATTTATCCAGCAGTAGCCATTGCTAATCAGTTAAAGGTACGGCAACCCGAAGCAGAAATCTTGTTTGTGGGGGCTAAGGGCCGAATGGAAATGACCCGGGTGCCCGAAGCTGGCTATAAGATTATTGGTTTAACTATAGCCGGTTTGCAGCGTCGCCTGACTCTTAAAAACCTGACTTTTCCCTTTAAAGTAATTTCCAGCGTCCGGACGGCCAGGAAAATAGTAAAAGACTTTAAGCCCGATGCCGTAGTAGGAGTGGGCGGTTACGCCAGCGCTCCGGTATTGTTTGCCGCTACTTCCTTAGGTGTTCCTAGTTTAATCCAGGAACAAAATTCCTACGCCGGTATCACGAATAAACTACTCGGCAAGCGCGTAGATAAAATTTGCGTGGCCTACGAGGGAATGTCAGCCTTTTTTCCGGCAGAAAAATTAGTGCTTACGGGTAACCCAGTGCGCCAGGATATTGTAGGTAGCCAGAATAAACGAGAAGAAGCATTAACTTTTTTCAATTTAAAACCCGGAAAGCCTACTATATTAGTAATTGGCGGCAGCTTAGGAGCGCGTACTATTAACGAAAGTACGGCTGCCCACCTGGCGCAAATAAAAGAAAAAGGTTACCAGTTACTTTGGCAAACAGGCAAACCTTATTACCCTACAGCCAGCGAACAAACCGCCTTGTTGATAGATACTGGAATAAAAAGTTTTGATTTTATTCAACGGATGGACTTAGCGTATGCTGCTGCCGATATTGTTATTTCCAGAGCGGGAGCTTTATCTATTTCAGAACTGTGTTTGGTTAGTAAACCGGCTATTTTAGTGCCTTCGCCTAACGTAGCAGAAGATCATCAAACGCAAAATGCCCTTTCTTTAGTAAATCGGCAAGCGGCTTTATTGGTAAAGGATGTGGATGCGGCTACTAATTTGTACCCAGCTGCCTTTAGCTTGTTAGCGGATAAAGCAAAGCAAGCTCAATTAAGCGCAAATATTCAGAAATTAGGAAAACCAGATGCTGCAGAAAATATTGTAGATCAATTAATTAGTTTGCTAAAGTGA
- a CDS encoding FtsW/RodA/SpoVE family cell cycle protein, giving the protein MMQVKLWLRENLKGDPILWGIVIAFSLISIAVVYSATGTLAYKKMSGNTEYFLFKHTSLILVGLAFMWFAHKINYRYYSRLSLLALCLSAPLLMFTFLYGSNINEASRWLTIPIINQTFQPSDLAKLALISHLASMLSKRQHVTTDVKSTLIPIMFWCGSICGLIALTNASTATLLFITCLLLMFIGRVPMKHIAMVLVIGGVLGVTALALGQRMKTVISRVENFTNTESPVFQLEQSYIAIATGGPFGKGPGNSDQRNFLPHPYSDFIYAIIIEEYGLLGGVIILFLYLAFLYRGLVTVNKSFGAFGGLLSAGLCFSLVLQAMVNMGVAVGLGPVTGLPLPLLSMGGTSLIFTGISIGIILSVSRTEAEQAPSGNILSGNISKRAVVHAE; this is encoded by the coding sequence ATGATGCAGGTAAAACTCTGGTTACGCGAAAATTTAAAGGGTGATCCAATTTTGTGGGGTATCGTAATAGCTTTTTCCCTGATTAGTATTGCGGTGGTTTACTCCGCTACGGGTACTTTGGCATATAAAAAAATGTCGGGTAACACGGAGTATTTTTTGTTTAAGCATACCAGCTTAATACTGGTTGGTTTGGCTTTTATGTGGTTTGCGCATAAAATTAACTACCGCTACTACTCCAGGCTATCGTTGCTGGCCCTGTGTTTATCGGCTCCTTTGCTCATGTTTACTTTCCTCTACGGTTCCAATATTAACGAAGCGTCGCGTTGGTTGACTATCCCCATAATAAACCAAACTTTTCAGCCTTCGGATTTAGCTAAATTGGCTTTAATCTCACACTTGGCCAGTATGCTGTCTAAGCGGCAACACGTAACCACCGATGTGAAAAGTACCCTTATTCCAATAATGTTCTGGTGCGGCAGCATCTGCGGATTAATTGCTTTAACCAATGCTTCTACGGCTACCCTTTTATTTATTACTTGTTTGCTGCTCATGTTTATTGGTCGGGTTCCAATGAAACACATTGCCATGGTACTGGTAATTGGTGGAGTTTTGGGAGTAACTGCTTTAGCTTTAGGCCAAAGAATGAAAACGGTAATTAGCCGGGTAGAAAATTTTACCAATACCGAATCTCCGGTTTTTCAATTAGAGCAATCTTATATTGCCATTGCAACTGGTGGGCCATTCGGTAAAGGACCCGGTAACTCCGATCAGCGTAACTTTTTGCCGCACCCGTATTCCGATTTTATTTACGCGATTATAATTGAAGAGTACGGTTTGCTGGGTGGCGTAATAATTTTGTTTTTATATCTGGCTTTTCTGTACCGAGGGCTAGTTACGGTAAACAAAAGTTTTGGTGCTTTCGGGGGCTTGCTCTCGGCGGGGTTGTGTTTTAGCTTGGTACTGCAAGCAATGGTAAACATGGGAGTAGCCGTGGGATTAGGTCCGGTTACAGGTTTGCCTTTGCCTTTACTAAGTATGGGTGGTACCTCTTTAATTTTCACGGGTATATCCATCGGTATTATTTTAAGCGTTAGCCGCACCGAAGCCGAGCAGGCGCCCAGTGGCAATATATTATCGGGTAATATTTCGAAAAGAGCAGTTGTACATGCAGAATAA
- the murD gene encoding UDP-N-acetylmuramoyl-L-alanine--D-glutamate ligase, whose product MIAILGAGESGVGAALLAKAKGLDVFVSDSGEIKPVYQQKLQAADIPFESGTHDSLRILAASEIIKSPGIPDKAALIQQAKANNIPVISEIEFASRYSNAKFICITGTNGKTTTTLLTYHLLKSAGLNVGLAGNIGESLAEKVIIDEYDYYVVELSSFQLDGMFQFKAHIGILLNITPDHLDRYEYSMAKYAQSKLRINQNMTPADYFIYNTDDKLINEYFDSAAFKGQLIPFSIENQWQAKAYYSNSKLITNYNSTEEHIDTSSSVLIGKHNQYNTAAAVLAAKLTGVSSENISQALVTFKNADHRLQTVGEANGVCYINDSKATNVEAVWYALDGITQPIVWIAGGVDKGNDYTTLHALAKEKIKALICLGVDNKKLFESFTGVIPVIDETQSMEEAIQKSNTLAQSGEVVLLSPACASFDLFNNYEHRGRRFAEAVEQIVLAPLKQ is encoded by the coding sequence ATGATAGCAATACTTGGAGCGGGGGAAAGTGGAGTAGGAGCGGCCTTATTGGCGAAAGCCAAAGGTTTAGATGTATTTGTGTCGGATTCCGGGGAGATAAAACCAGTTTACCAGCAAAAATTGCAAGCGGCTGATATTCCATTTGAGTCAGGCACGCACGATTCTCTACGTATTTTAGCAGCGAGCGAAATTATTAAAAGCCCGGGTATTCCGGATAAAGCGGCTTTAATTCAGCAAGCCAAAGCGAATAACATTCCTGTTATTTCAGAAATTGAATTTGCCAGTAGGTATTCGAATGCCAAATTTATTTGCATTACGGGCACAAACGGTAAAACTACCACTACGCTACTAACCTATCATTTGCTCAAAAGTGCGGGTTTAAATGTTGGTTTAGCCGGCAATATAGGGGAGAGTTTAGCCGAAAAAGTAATTATTGATGAGTACGACTACTACGTGGTGGAGCTAAGCAGTTTTCAATTAGACGGCATGTTCCAGTTTAAAGCGCACATTGGCATTTTATTAAACATTACCCCCGACCATCTGGACAGGTACGAATACAGCATGGCCAAGTACGCGCAATCGAAGCTTCGCATTAACCAGAACATGACGCCGGCCGATTATTTTATTTACAATACCGATGATAAATTAATTAACGAGTATTTTGATTCAGCAGCATTTAAAGGGCAGTTAATTCCTTTTTCGATTGAAAACCAATGGCAAGCAAAAGCTTATTATTCGAATTCTAAGCTGATAACTAACTATAACAGTACGGAAGAACATATAGATACCAGTTCCTCTGTTCTGATTGGTAAACATAATCAATACAACACCGCCGCGGCCGTACTTGCTGCCAAGTTAACCGGTGTTTCTTCTGAGAATATCTCTCAGGCTTTAGTTACTTTTAAAAATGCCGACCACCGGTTACAAACCGTGGGCGAAGCAAACGGAGTATGTTACATCAACGATTCGAAAGCCACCAATGTAGAAGCGGTCTGGTATGCTTTGGATGGTATTACCCAACCTATTGTTTGGATTGCGGGAGGAGTAGATAAAGGCAATGATTATACCACCCTACACGCCTTAGCTAAAGAAAAAATCAAAGCTCTTATTTGTCTGGGAGTAGATAATAAGAAATTATTTGAATCTTTTACCGGAGTTATTCCGGTTATTGACGAAACCCAATCCATGGAAGAAGCGATTCAAAAGTCTAATACTTTAGCCCAATCCGGGGAGGTTGTTTTGCTTTCCCCGGCCTGCGCCAGTTTTGATTTATTTAATAATTACGAACACCGCGGCCGCCGTTTTGCCGAAGCTGTAGAGCAAATAGTTTTGGCACCATTGAAGCAGTAA
- the mraY gene encoding phospho-N-acetylmuramoyl-pentapeptide-transferase yields the protein MLYYLFNFLDKKFDFIGAGVFQYISFRAGMAALVSLLIAMIFGGKLIKVLQRRQVGESIRDLGLSGQMEKKGTPTMGGLIILLAILVPTLLFARLANVYVILMIITTVWLGIIGFLDDYIKVFRKNKEGLAGRFKVIGQIGIGLIVGCVLFFNDDVVVRQYITDTGSTAVDASSRFKDVRQMITTIPFAKNNELDYYQLFSFASPVFGSYARFLYILLVIVIITAVSNGANITDGIDGLAAGTSAIIGITLAVFAWVSGNSFFADYLDIMFLPNSGELVIFCTAFVGACVGFLWYNSYPAQVFMGDTGSLSIGGIIAVLALILRKELLIPILCGIFLVENLSVMVQVSYFKYTKRKYGEGRRIFKMSPLHHHYQKLGYQEAKIVSRFWIVGIMLAILTLVTLKLR from the coding sequence ATGCTCTACTATCTTTTTAATTTTTTAGACAAAAAGTTCGATTTTATCGGCGCCGGGGTGTTTCAATACATATCCTTTCGGGCGGGTATGGCGGCGCTGGTATCTTTATTAATCGCCATGATTTTTGGCGGTAAATTGATTAAAGTTTTGCAGCGGCGTCAGGTAGGCGAAAGTATTCGTGATTTAGGTTTATCCGGCCAAATGGAAAAGAAAGGAACGCCTACGATGGGCGGCCTTATTATTTTGCTGGCCATTTTGGTTCCAACTTTACTTTTTGCCCGTTTGGCCAACGTGTATGTTATTTTAATGATTATTACTACGGTTTGGCTAGGTATCATTGGCTTTCTGGATGATTACATTAAAGTATTTCGGAAGAATAAAGAAGGTTTAGCCGGTAGATTTAAAGTGATCGGTCAAATTGGTATTGGGTTAATTGTAGGTTGTGTACTCTTTTTTAACGACGATGTAGTGGTTCGGCAATACATCACCGATACTGGTAGCACGGCAGTCGATGCTTCGTCGCGTTTTAAAGATGTACGGCAAATGATTACTACCATCCCGTTTGCTAAAAATAATGAACTCGACTATTATCAGCTTTTTTCGTTTGCTAGTCCGGTTTTTGGCTCCTATGCCCGTTTTTTATACATATTGTTGGTAATAGTAATTATTACGGCTGTTTCTAACGGGGCCAATATTACCGACGGGATTGATGGTTTAGCGGCTGGTACATCGGCTATCATTGGTATTACGTTGGCTGTTTTTGCCTGGGTTTCCGGTAACTCTTTCTTTGCCGATTACCTGGATATTATGTTCTTACCTAACTCCGGAGAATTAGTAATTTTTTGTACTGCCTTTGTGGGTGCATGCGTGGGGTTTTTGTGGTATAATTCGTACCCGGCACAAGTATTTATGGGCGATACGGGTAGTTTATCTATCGGTGGAATTATTGCCGTTTTAGCGTTAATCCTGCGCAAAGAACTTTTAATTCCCATTCTATGCGGAATTTTCTTGGTCGAAAATTTATCGGTGATGGTGCAGGTAAGTTATTTTAAATACACCAAGCGAAAATACGGAGAAGGTCGGCGAATTTTTAAAATGTCGCCTTTACATCACCATTACCAGAAATTAGGTTACCAAGAAGCAAAAATTGTTTCCCGATTTTGGATTGTCGGGATTATGCTGGCCATACTAACGTTGGTAACGCTGAAGCTGCGCTAG
- a CDS encoding UDP-N-acetylmuramoyl-L-alanyl-D-glutamate--2,6-diaminopimelate ligase yields the protein MPFLENILAPVSVVRLIGPSDVAIQGLTFDSRQATSGKAFFAIRGVQADGHAFIFKAIEAGCSVIICEILPEGLSSQVTYVQVNDSAEALALMAAGFYDHPSKKLKLVGVTGTNGKTTCVTLLHKLFRELGYNAGMLSTVQNQINETVLPASHTTPDAITLNALLQQMVEAGCTHCFMEVSSHALVQHRVTGLTFAGGIFTNITHDHLDYHKTFDEYIRAKKLFFDMLPAKAFALVNADDKRGAVMLQNTKASTHEYALRKATEFKARIVDNSIQGLHLEIDGNEIWFKLIGTFNAYNILAVYGAAVLLGEDTHEVLTVLSSLTSAAGRFDYVVSDSNITGIVDYAHTPDALENVLQTIQQIRTPSQQIITVVGCGGNRDATKRPIMADIACKLSDRVVLTSDNPRFEDPQEILNQMQQGVKPVDFKKTLSIVDRKEAIKTACALAERGDIILVAGKGHETYQEVKGVKYDFDDKKIVKTMFALMGK from the coding sequence ATGCCATTTTTAGAAAATATACTAGCACCTGTTTCCGTCGTTCGGCTTATTGGCCCGAGCGACGTTGCTATTCAGGGGCTTACCTTTGATTCGCGGCAGGCAACTTCCGGCAAAGCATTCTTTGCTATCCGGGGAGTGCAGGCCGACGGACACGCTTTTATTTTTAAAGCCATTGAAGCGGGTTGTTCCGTAATTATTTGTGAAATCCTACCAGAGGGATTAAGCTCGCAGGTTACGTACGTGCAGGTAAATGATTCTGCGGAAGCGTTGGCTTTAATGGCGGCTGGTTTTTACGATCATCCATCTAAAAAGTTAAAGTTAGTAGGAGTAACTGGCACCAACGGTAAAACTACTTGTGTTACTTTATTGCATAAGTTGTTCCGGGAATTAGGCTATAATGCCGGAATGCTATCCACGGTACAAAATCAGATTAACGAAACTGTTTTACCTGCTTCTCATACTACACCCGATGCCATTACTTTAAACGCTTTGTTGCAGCAAATGGTAGAAGCTGGCTGTACCCATTGCTTTATGGAAGTAAGTTCACACGCTCTGGTGCAGCATCGGGTAACCGGATTAACCTTTGCGGGTGGCATTTTTACTAATATTACCCACGATCACCTCGATTATCATAAAACCTTCGACGAATACATTCGGGCAAAAAAGCTATTTTTTGACATGCTGCCCGCTAAAGCGTTTGCGCTAGTAAATGCCGATGATAAACGGGGGGCCGTTATGTTGCAAAATACCAAAGCCAGTACGCACGAGTATGCGTTACGCAAAGCTACGGAGTTTAAAGCCCGAATTGTAGATAACTCTATCCAAGGGTTGCATTTAGAAATTGACGGTAATGAAATTTGGTTTAAGTTAATCGGTACTTTTAACGCTTATAACATTCTGGCCGTTTATGGCGCGGCAGTTTTACTCGGCGAAGATACACACGAAGTTTTAACTGTTTTATCTAGTCTTACTTCGGCTGCCGGACGGTTTGATTACGTGGTTTCTGATTCTAATATTACCGGTATTGTGGATTACGCCCATACACCCGATGCATTGGAAAACGTTCTGCAAACCATTCAGCAAATCCGTACTCCGTCGCAGCAAATTATTACCGTAGTAGGTTGCGGCGGTAATCGCGATGCCACCAAGCGACCTATTATGGCCGACATTGCCTGCAAATTGAGCGACCGGGTTGTTTTAACCTCCGATAATCCACGCTTTGAAGATCCGCAAGAAATTTTAAACCAGATGCAGCAAGGCGTGAAACCAGTTGATTTTAAAAAAACCTTATCCATCGTGGACCGCAAGGAAGCTATTAAAACGGCTTGCGCCTTGGCTGAGCGGGGGGATATTATTTTAGTAGCCGGTAAAGGACACGAGACTTACCAGGAAGTTAAAGGAGTGAAGTACGATTTTGACGACAAAAAAATAGTAAAAACCATGTTTGCCCTAATGGGAAAGTAA
- a CDS encoding penicillin-binding protein, producing MGKNIKKSIVTRVRVAFLFVCFFAGAIIYKVVRIQYFEGTKWRQIAKESRIIYQPVYATRGNIYSDNESILATSLPFYRVAFDATICDDKVFNKGIDSLALLLSRFYQDKSPEGYRRKIKNARAEQRRYLRLHPRQINYQEKKMMASWPIFRAGKNKGGVIFEKVDKRFRPFGSLAQRTIGRMTEDGNGSGLEFTYNRQLAGKDGEALFERMAGGNKPIYDGTEIKPLPGYDIKTTIDINLQDVAENALYKALVLNNAQYGCVILMEVKTGAIKAIANLGKASEGVYVENYNYAVGDHGRTEPGSTFKLASMMALFEDTNLTPEDTVDTGHGRQVFGGVSMGEAHGGGYGKISISQVFEKSSNVGTAKLVETHFGKKPEKYIEYLQQFGIDKPLGFQMHGEAKPFIRTTTDRGWSRSTLSRMAIGYGLKISPLQTLAFYNAVANNGIKVKPMIVKEIRKADAVVDSFQAETLGRICSEETAKKLQSIMEAVVEKGTGKQVKNLNYKVAGKTGTSWKTKNGQYIKDYSTSFAGYFPADNPKYSCIIIIDTPKKGRIYGGDVAAPVFRELADKAYVRDLAIHKPFAALIMPDKRTLPPVKAGQQEELTLICNRIGISSHPLADQEWIKADSQAHSYVWKPVPLQVGRVPDVSGMTLRDALFLLGNQGLKVKKVGMGRVQKQSLDPGSPIQKGSIITLTLS from the coding sequence ATGGGGAAGAATATTAAAAAATCAATTGTTACCCGCGTGCGGGTAGCTTTCTTGTTTGTATGTTTTTTTGCGGGCGCTATTATCTACAAAGTAGTTCGCATCCAGTATTTTGAAGGAACCAAGTGGCGCCAGATTGCCAAAGAGAGCCGCATTATTTATCAGCCGGTTTATGCTACCCGGGGCAATATTTATTCAGATAACGAAAGTATTTTAGCTACTTCCTTACCTTTTTACCGCGTCGCTTTTGATGCAACTATTTGCGACGACAAGGTTTTTAATAAAGGCATTGATTCGCTGGCCTTACTATTATCCCGGTTTTACCAGGATAAATCACCCGAAGGATACCGCCGGAAAATAAAAAACGCCCGTGCCGAGCAACGGCGCTATCTGCGTTTGCATCCGCGCCAGATTAACTATCAGGAAAAGAAAATGATGGCTTCCTGGCCTATATTCCGGGCCGGTAAGAACAAAGGCGGGGTAATTTTTGAAAAAGTAGATAAGCGTTTCCGGCCCTTTGGCTCCTTGGCCCAGCGGACCATTGGCCGTATGACCGAAGACGGCAACGGCTCGGGCTTAGAGTTTACCTATAACCGCCAACTAGCTGGGAAAGACGGAGAAGCTTTGTTCGAACGGATGGCGGGCGGAAATAAGCCGATTTACGATGGTACCGAAATTAAGCCTTTACCCGGTTACGATATTAAAACTACCATTGATATTAACCTGCAGGACGTAGCCGAAAACGCGCTTTATAAGGCATTAGTCTTAAATAATGCCCAATATGGCTGTGTAATTTTAATGGAAGTGAAAACCGGCGCTATTAAAGCCATTGCTAATTTAGGAAAAGCCAGCGAAGGGGTTTACGTTGAAAATTACAACTATGCCGTGGGTGACCATGGTCGAACCGAGCCGGGTTCAACCTTTAAACTCGCTTCCATGATGGCCCTCTTCGAAGATACTAATCTTACTCCTGAGGATACAGTGGATACCGGTCATGGCCGTCAGGTATTTGGTGGGGTAAGTATGGGAGAGGCCCACGGTGGTGGTTACGGTAAAATCTCTATTTCCCAAGTCTTTGAAAAATCTTCTAACGTAGGCACGGCCAAACTCGTTGAAACACACTTTGGCAAAAAGCCCGAGAAATACATTGAGTACTTGCAGCAATTCGGCATCGATAAACCACTTGGTTTCCAGATGCACGGAGAAGCTAAACCGTTTATTCGTACAACTACCGACCGGGGCTGGAGCCGTTCAACCTTATCCCGGATGGCTATTGGTTACGGATTAAAAATTTCACCTTTACAAACTTTGGCTTTTTACAATGCTGTGGCGAACAACGGCATTAAAGTAAAACCCATGATTGTAAAAGAAATCCGGAAAGCTGATGCAGTAGTAGATTCTTTTCAAGCGGAAACTTTAGGTCGCATTTGCTCTGAAGAAACAGCTAAAAAATTGCAATCTATTATGGAAGCCGTAGTGGAAAAAGGTACCGGTAAACAAGTAAAAAATTTAAATTACAAAGTGGCGGGTAAAACAGGTACCTCCTGGAAAACAAAAAACGGGCAGTATATTAAAGATTATTCCACTTCTTTTGCGGGTTATTTCCCGGCGGATAATCCGAAATATTCCTGCATTATTATTATTGATACCCCTAAAAAAGGCCGCATTTACGGAGGCGATGTTGCCGCTCCGGTATTCCGGGAATTAGCCGATAAAGCTTACGTTCGCGATTTAGCCATTCACAAACCTTTTGCGGCGCTCATTATGCCGGATAAACGCACCTTGCCGCCGGTAAAAGCCGGTCAGCAAGAAGAATTAACCTTAATTTGTAACCGAATTGGTATCAGCAGCCATCCTTTAGCTGACCAGGAGTGGATTAAAGCCGATTCGCAGGCGCATTCTTACGTTTGGAAACCGGTGCCGTTACAAGTAGGCCGGGTGCCCGATGTGAGTGGCATGACCTTACGCGATGCTTTGTTTTTACTCGGCAATCAAGGGTTAAAAGTAAAAAAAGTAGGAATGGGGAGAGTACAGAAACAATCATTAGATCCAGGTTCTCCTATTCAGAAAGGAAGTATCATCACACTAACGTTGAGTTAA
- a CDS encoding FtsL-like putative cell division protein, with protein sequence MAYNTVKERPPVKPKANTLKAVPMPAPVEVPRQKGTSLFHLLDRYTKVDSIFRDGLPVKYLPYVLYIMAITLFYIGNTHYAEKTIRKIDRTKSETEDFRADYTTLKSDYMEASKQSEVARKVAPAGIVESSSPPYQIEVDGEEY encoded by the coding sequence ATGGCCTATAACACAGTTAAGGAAAGACCACCGGTAAAACCTAAAGCCAATACCCTAAAGGCGGTGCCGATGCCTGCCCCAGTAGAAGTACCCCGGCAAAAGGGTACCAGCTTATTTCATCTTCTGGATCGCTATACCAAAGTGGATAGTATTTTTCGGGATGGATTACCGGTAAAATACTTGCCTTACGTGTTGTATATTATGGCTATTACGCTGTTTTACATAGGCAATACCCATTACGCCGAGAAAACCATCCGGAAAATTGATCGCACCAAAAGCGAAACCGAAGATTTCCGGGCCGATTATACCACACTTAAGTCCGACTACATGGAAGCCAGCAAGCAGAGCGAAGTGGCTCGTAAAGTAGCTCCGGCCGGCATTGTAGAAAGTTCATCACCACCTTATCAGATTGAAGTAGATGGGGAAGAATATTAA
- the rsmH gene encoding 16S rRNA (cytosine(1402)-N(4))-methyltransferase RsmH, whose protein sequence is MAYHVPVLLPESVEALDLKPGGTYMDVTFGGGGHSEYIINKLTGGARLYSFDQDTDAEKQAQRITDPAFTFVKANFRYLKKYLRLYGVKEVDGILADLGVSSHQFNVPERGFSTRFDGPLDMRMDPEAALSAQEVLTTYSEEDLHRIFGMYGEVKNARTLARQIVQARGVQAIETIADFKKVIGSLIPRGKENKYLAQVFQALRIEVNDELKALEEMLEQTVEVLKPGGRLVVISYHSLEDRLVKNFIAKGKFFGEVEKDLFGNELKPLESVIRKPIIPSEKELQENNRSRSARLRVARKL, encoded by the coding sequence ATGGCATACCATGTTCCTGTTTTATTGCCGGAATCAGTAGAAGCCCTGGATTTAAAGCCTGGTGGTACTTATATGGATGTTACCTTCGGAGGCGGTGGCCATTCCGAATACATTATAAATAAATTAACCGGAGGCGCCCGGTTATATAGCTTTGATCAGGATACGGACGCGGAGAAGCAAGCGCAGCGGATAACAGATCCGGCTTTTACATTCGTGAAAGCTAATTTTCGTTATCTGAAAAAATACTTACGGTTGTATGGAGTAAAAGAGGTAGATGGCATTCTGGCCGATCTGGGGGTTTCATCGCACCAGTTTAACGTGCCAGAGCGCGGTTTTTCTACTCGGTTTGATGGTCCCTTGGATATGCGCATGGACCCTGAGGCTGCTTTGTCGGCGCAGGAAGTTTTAACAACTTATTCCGAAGAAGACCTGCACCGGATTTTTGGGATGTATGGGGAGGTAAAAAACGCCCGAACCTTAGCCCGGCAAATTGTGCAGGCTCGGGGTGTTCAGGCCATTGAAACAATTGCTGATTTTAAAAAGGTAATTGGTAGTTTAATTCCGCGAGGAAAAGAAAATAAATACCTGGCACAGGTATTTCAGGCTTTACGCATTGAAGTAAACGATGAATTAAAAGCGCTGGAAGAAATGCTGGAACAAACCGTAGAGGTGTTAAAACCCGGTGGTCGATTAGTAGTAATTTCTTATCACTCGCTGGAAGACAGATTAGTAAAAAATTTTATCGCGAAAGGTAAGTTCTTTGGCGAAGTAGAAAAAGATTTATTTGGCAACGAATTAAAGCCACTCGAATCAGTAATCCGCAAACCCATTATACCCAGCGAAAAAGAGTTGCAGGAAAACAATCGTTCGCGGAGTGCCCGATTGCGGGTAGCCAGGAAATTATGA
- the mraZ gene encoding division/cell wall cluster transcriptional repressor MraZ — MNFLSGEYECKLDPKGRLVLPAKIKANLPEESGNHVVLTRGFEPCLVLYPKQEWKKIYDRVAGLNEFNEEYRHFQRNFFRGNTEIELDNTGRFILPRTMVRYAEIDKDSIIVGLGNRVEIWNPDKYEDFLIKDQENFSQLAQKFLGDQPLNPVVE, encoded by the coding sequence ATGAACTTTCTCTCCGGTGAATACGAGTGCAAGCTAGATCCTAAGGGGAGGTTGGTTTTACCCGCCAAGATAAAAGCCAACCTACCAGAGGAATCAGGCAATCACGTGGTATTAACCCGGGGGTTTGAGCCTTGCCTGGTTTTGTATCCAAAGCAGGAATGGAAAAAGATTTACGACCGGGTAGCAGGGTTGAATGAGTTTAACGAGGAATACCGGCATTTTCAAAGGAATTTTTTTCGGGGAAATACCGAGATAGAACTCGATAATACCGGAAGGTTTATTCTGCCGCGCACTATGGTACGGTACGCAGAGATTGATAAAGATTCAATAATAGTAGGTCTGGGTAACCGGGTAGAAATCTGGAATCCAGATAAATACGAGGATTTCCTGATTAAAGATCAGGAGAATTTCTCGCAGTTGGCACAAAAATTTTTAGGCGATCAGCCCTTAAATCCAGTAGTTGAATAA